The nucleotide sequence CAGCTTGCAGCTCCGTCCCCCTGGACGACAAGGGAGGCCAGGGCACTGGCTCGGCGGGCACCGCCGGCGGCGGCGCCGGGCCCGTCATGGACCCGTTCAATCCCAGCAGCCCCCTCGCTCAACAGAAGAGCGTTTTCTTCGACTTTGACAGCTACACGGTCAGCAGCCAGTACCAGGACCTGATCCGCATGCACTCGAACTACCTGACCGGCCACACCAGCCAGAAGGTACGCCTGGAAGGCAATACCGACCCGCGCGGTAGCGCCGAGTACAACCTG is from Bordetella bronchialis and encodes:
- a CDS encoding OmpA family protein; this encodes MKSRIAKSLTVAALVATLAACSSVPLDDKGGQGTGSAGTAGGGAGPVMDPFNPSSPLAQQKSVFFDFDSYTVSSQYQDLIRMHSNYLTGHTSQKVRLEGNTDPRGSAEYNLALGTRRGNAVADVMKLNGVNASQIEVTSFGKEHATGTDEAGWAQDRRVDISYQR